One Lacunisphaera limnophila DNA window includes the following coding sequences:
- a CDS encoding rhamnogalacturonan acetylesterase, translated as MTHFTPAGHPCNPRGFFRLRSLALSALIATFPVLSWADVTRWTAYDLSDPAPFTTERGSGYEFGTGHNTEGRPFIYSVAVPEGNWLVEVLFRGPVAGDTTVKAESRRLMLESVKTAPGEDVRRFFVVNVRDPILPPLPGNAPGGTTVLLNDRELGSFTWDKKLTLEFNGPSPQVQSVAVTRVHHPTVFLLGDSTVTDQRWEDGASWGQMLPRFLRPEVAVANHAESGETLKSFLTGLRFAKVLSQLQAGDWVFLQFGHNDQKKNWPQTYVEAATTYPAYLRTYLAEIRLRGATPVLVTSPQRRNFGPDGKIRNTHGDYPAAVRAVAAAEKVPLIDLEAASRALYEALGPDRAPLAFSNGGQDATHHNNYGAYQLAKAVAQGIRDTRLSLEPFLTEDFTGYNPTQPDDPAAFTLPASPQRRTETPRGN; from the coding sequence TAATCCGCGGGGATTTTTCCGGCTGCGGTCGTTGGCGCTTTCCGCGCTTATTGCGACCTTCCCGGTTCTGAGCTGGGCTGACGTCACGCGCTGGACGGCCTATGATCTCTCCGACCCCGCACCCTTCACGACCGAGCGCGGCTCCGGCTATGAATTCGGCACCGGACACAACACGGAGGGCCGGCCGTTCATCTACTCCGTCGCGGTGCCGGAAGGAAACTGGCTGGTCGAAGTCCTCTTCCGGGGCCCGGTAGCCGGCGACACCACCGTGAAGGCGGAATCGCGCCGCCTGATGCTCGAGTCGGTCAAGACCGCCCCGGGCGAAGACGTGCGCCGCTTCTTTGTGGTCAATGTGCGTGATCCCATCCTGCCCCCCCTGCCGGGCAACGCGCCCGGCGGGACCACCGTCCTGCTCAACGACCGCGAGTTGGGCTCCTTCACCTGGGACAAGAAGCTCACCCTCGAGTTCAACGGTCCCTCGCCCCAAGTGCAATCGGTCGCCGTGACCCGGGTGCACCACCCCACCGTCTTCCTCCTCGGCGACTCCACTGTCACCGACCAGCGGTGGGAAGACGGCGCCAGCTGGGGCCAGATGCTCCCGCGCTTCCTCCGGCCGGAGGTCGCCGTCGCCAACCACGCCGAGTCGGGCGAGACGCTGAAGTCGTTCCTCACCGGCCTGCGCTTCGCCAAGGTGCTCTCGCAGCTCCAGGCCGGCGACTGGGTCTTCCTTCAATTCGGGCACAACGACCAGAAAAAGAACTGGCCGCAGACCTACGTCGAGGCCGCCACCACCTACCCGGCCTACCTGCGCACCTATCTCGCCGAGATCCGCCTGCGCGGCGCCACGCCCGTGCTCGTGACCTCGCCCCAGCGCCGGAATTTCGGCCCCGACGGCAAGATCCGCAACACCCACGGCGACTACCCCGCCGCCGTGCGCGCCGTCGCCGCCGCGGAAAAGGTCCCGCTCATCGACCTAGAGGCCGCCAGCCGCGCGCTCTACGAGGCCCTCGGCCCCGACCGCGCCCCCCTCGCCTTCAGCAACGGCGGCCAGGACGCCACCCACCACAACAACTACGGCGCCTACCAACTCGCGAAAGCCGTGGCCCAGGGCATCCGCGACACGCGCCTGTCGCTCGAACCCTTCCTCACCGAGGATTTTACCGGCTACAACCCGACGCAGCCCGACGATCCGGCTGCCTTCACGCTGCCCGCCAGCCCGCAGCGCCGCACGGAAACGCCCCGGGGCAACTGA